The proteins below are encoded in one region of Planctopirus limnophila DSM 3776:
- a CDS encoding carboxypeptidase-like regulatory domain-containing protein, which produces MKSFGLVKSLAVAAVCAGVLSPAGIVSAGEVAPAVKPVAPVSDITLVSGQLNGRVVDAQGVSLNGAQVVIKQNGQEVARTNSDKNGQFSVNGLKGGVYQVSAGNSEGTYRVWTERTAPPSSKNGIVMVSSPSTVRAQGGSLFNPVNTTAIILGATGTTLGAVALNEANNNDAPKTP; this is translated from the coding sequence ATGAAGAGTTTCGGATTGGTAAAGAGCCTGGCTGTGGCCGCTGTCTGTGCCGGCGTGTTGTCGCCTGCCGGAATCGTTTCAGCCGGTGAAGTTGCTCCAGCTGTCAAGCCAGTGGCTCCAGTCAGCGACATCACTCTGGTGAGTGGTCAGCTCAACGGTCGCGTGGTCGATGCCCAGGGTGTTTCCCTGAACGGCGCTCAGGTCGTGATTAAGCAGAACGGCCAGGAAGTCGCTCGCACAAACAGCGACAAGAACGGTCAGTTCAGCGTTAATGGCCTCAAGGGTGGCGTCTATCAGGTCTCTGCTGGCAACAGCGAAGGCACCTACCGCGTCTGGACAGAGCGGACAGCTCCTCCTTCATCCAAGAACGGCATTGTCATGGTCTCTTCCCCCAGCACTGTCCGTGCTCAAGGAGGTTCCCTGTTTAACCCCGTCAACACCACCGCCATCATTCTTGGTGCGACTGGTACAACTCTGGGTGCCGTGGCTTTGAACGAAGCCAACAACAACGACGCTCCCAAGACACCATAA
- a CDS encoding PilZ domain-containing protein, translating into MTKNLRGNLEVSRVTKSLFRLKSLTERLPAVDQLNKGIESRLQAASSHSVALQKGREEGVPEMTGAPENMPPADARRLEQLQGIGSISAASPVEFNPFPSQSDPFAASHFAPPQDDESERRQDWRINLSIKVSVLRVSKERLPLPQILDDMLTHHGSPGEALDVSFSGCAVAVPIRWLPGERLVIRLMAAQTAMGAIDAVAIVVRATDLGRGRFKLVCRFQAPMTASQLERLSWSAQDPWSLPTAEESAWQTCDAHEIQNVWASTFDELMRHDQMPVSCEV; encoded by the coding sequence ATGACGAAGAATCTCCGTGGGAATCTGGAAGTCTCCCGAGTGACCAAATCACTCTTCAGGCTGAAATCACTAACAGAAAGGCTGCCTGCTGTTGACCAGTTGAACAAGGGGATTGAATCGCGATTGCAGGCGGCCAGTTCTCATTCTGTTGCGCTTCAAAAGGGCCGGGAAGAAGGTGTTCCAGAGATGACAGGGGCACCTGAGAATATGCCTCCGGCTGATGCCCGGAGACTCGAACAGTTGCAGGGGATTGGATCGATTTCTGCTGCTTCGCCCGTGGAATTCAACCCATTTCCGTCTCAGAGCGATCCTTTTGCGGCCTCTCATTTTGCTCCACCACAGGATGATGAGAGCGAAAGACGACAGGATTGGCGGATTAACCTTTCGATCAAGGTTTCGGTGCTTCGAGTGAGTAAAGAGAGGCTGCCTTTACCACAGATTCTGGATGATATGCTGACGCATCATGGTTCGCCAGGTGAGGCACTCGATGTGAGTTTTAGTGGCTGCGCGGTCGCTGTTCCGATCCGCTGGCTCCCTGGAGAACGACTCGTCATTCGGTTAATGGCTGCACAAACAGCCATGGGAGCGATTGATGCTGTCGCGATTGTGGTGAGAGCCACCGATCTGGGGCGCGGAAGGTTCAAGCTGGTCTGCCGGTTTCAGGCACCGATGACGGCCTCTCAGCTCGAGCGACTCTCGTGGTCGGCACAAGATCCGTGGTCGCTACCTACTGCCGAAGAATCGGCCTGGCAGACCTGCGATGCTCATGAAATCCAGAATGTCTGGGCCTCGACCTTTGATGAGCTGATGCGGCACGACCAAATGCCGGTCTCATGCGAAGTTTAG